In one Sphingomonas hankookensis genomic region, the following are encoded:
- a CDS encoding PLP-dependent cysteine synthase family protein yields MSPAPAAARSEDRHWTREAIRRLEADFCRSADTHLIRVELPATPGITLYLKDESVHPSGSLKHRLARSLILYGLCNGWIGRDTVLVEATSGSTAVSEAYFARLLGLRFVAVVPRSIASAKIAAIRFQGGEVHFVDDPREVYAAAQDLADAHGGHYLDQFTYAERATDWRGNNNIAESIFAQLAKEDHPEPSWIVCGAGTGGTSATLGRFIRYGRHSTRLCVADPQGSVFHRHFADPSITTVEGDCSGIEGIGRPRVEPSFVPSVIDRMIAVDDADSIGAMRALSQRLGRPVGGSTGTNIVACAALIAEMAAVGAEGSVVTILCDSGLRYSDTYFDDDWLAARGLDWRPAAARYTAFLGAAA; encoded by the coding sequence GTGTCCCCCGCCCCCGCCGCTGCACGCTCCGAAGACCGCCATTGGACCCGCGAGGCGATCCGGCGACTGGAGGCGGACTTTTGTCGCTCGGCGGATACGCATCTGATCCGGGTCGAACTGCCGGCGACGCCAGGGATCACCCTCTACCTGAAGGACGAATCGGTGCACCCGTCGGGGAGCCTGAAGCATCGGCTCGCGCGGTCGCTGATCCTCTACGGCCTGTGCAATGGCTGGATCGGGCGCGATACCGTGCTGGTGGAGGCGACGAGCGGATCGACGGCGGTGTCCGAAGCCTATTTCGCGCGCCTGCTCGGGCTGCGGTTCGTGGCGGTCGTGCCGCGCAGCATCGCCAGCGCCAAGATCGCCGCGATCCGCTTTCAGGGCGGTGAGGTGCATTTCGTGGATGATCCGCGCGAGGTCTATGCCGCTGCGCAGGACCTGGCCGATGCGCATGGCGGCCATTATCTCGACCAGTTCACCTATGCCGAGCGTGCGACCGACTGGCGCGGCAACAACAACATCGCCGAATCGATCTTCGCCCAGTTGGCGAAGGAGGATCATCCGGAGCCGAGCTGGATCGTGTGCGGTGCGGGCACCGGGGGCACCTCGGCGACGCTGGGCCGCTTCATCCGCTATGGACGGCACAGTACACGGCTGTGCGTGGCCGATCCGCAAGGCTCGGTCTTCCATCGCCACTTCGCCGATCCGTCGATTACTACTGTCGAGGGCGATTGTTCGGGGATCGAGGGGATCGGCCGGCCGCGGGTCGAGCCGTCCTTCGTGCCCAGCGTCATCGATCGGATGATTGCGGTGGACGACGCCGACAGTATCGGCGCGATGCGTGCACTCAGCCAGCGGCTTGGCCGCCCCGTCGGCGGATCGACGGGGACCAACATCGTCGCCTGCGCTGCGCTGATCGCCGAGATGGCGGCCGTCGGGGCCGAAGGATCGGTCGTCACCATCCTGTGCGATTCGGGGCTGCGCTACAGCGACACCTATTTCGATGACGACTGGCTGGCGGCGCGGGGGCTGGACTGGCGACCGGCGGCGGCGCGCTATACGGCGTTCCTGGGAGCGGCGGCTTGA
- a CDS encoding L-serine ammonia-lyase produces the protein MIPLSITDLFTIGIGPSSSHTVGPMRAAHAFATMLAEDAIVPERVYCDLYGSLSLTGRGHATDIAVLLGLSGATPEGVDPDAVAGIVAEIRANHRLILAGKTPLPFDPERDIVFHPGFLPGHPNAMASTAVLTDGSRITRRYYSVGGGAIRGEGEAPPRINLTLPHAFATGNDLLALCADTRQSIAEIVAANESAWRPEAETLEFLDAVRAAMLASIDRGCAGSGELPGGLKVQRRARAIREKLLERGPRTDPSVVFEWVSLWALAVNEENAAGGRVVTAPTNGAAGVIPAVLKYYETFVHGSTRAGAQALLMTAAAIGFLYKQNASISAAEMGCQGEVGVACSMAAAGLAAALGATPAQVENAAEIGMEHNLGLTCDPIGGLVQIPCIERNTMGAIKAINAAYLALHGDGRHIVSLDQVIETMRQTGEDMKSQYKETSQGGLAVNVVEC, from the coding sequence TTGATCCCGCTCAGCATCACCGACCTCTTCACCATCGGCATCGGCCCGTCGAGTTCGCACACAGTCGGGCCGATGCGCGCGGCCCATGCCTTTGCGACGATGCTGGCCGAGGACGCGATCGTGCCGGAGCGCGTCTATTGCGACCTGTACGGATCGCTGTCGCTGACCGGGCGGGGCCATGCGACCGACATCGCAGTGCTGCTGGGGCTGTCGGGCGCAACACCGGAGGGTGTCGATCCGGACGCGGTGGCAGGAATCGTCGCAGAGATACGCGCCAACCACCGCCTCATTCTTGCTGGCAAGACCCCGCTCCCGTTCGATCCCGAGCGCGACATCGTGTTCCACCCCGGTTTCCTGCCCGGCCATCCCAACGCCATGGCGTCCACCGCAGTGCTCACCGATGGCAGCCGGATCACCCGCCGTTACTATTCGGTCGGCGGCGGCGCGATCCGGGGCGAGGGCGAGGCGCCGCCGCGGATCAACCTGACGCTTCCGCACGCCTTTGCGACCGGCAACGACCTGCTCGCGCTATGCGCCGACACCCGCCAGTCGATCGCCGAGATCGTCGCGGCGAACGAAAGCGCTTGGCGGCCGGAGGCAGAGACGCTGGAGTTCCTCGACGCGGTGCGCGCGGCGATGCTCGCCTCGATCGACCGGGGCTGTGCCGGCAGCGGCGAACTGCCCGGCGGGTTGAAGGTCCAGCGCCGCGCGCGGGCGATCCGGGAGAAGCTGCTGGAGCGTGGCCCGCGTACCGATCCCAGCGTCGTGTTCGAATGGGTCAGCCTGTGGGCGCTGGCGGTGAACGAGGAGAATGCAGCGGGCGGGCGCGTGGTCACCGCCCCGACCAACGGCGCGGCGGGGGTGATCCCGGCGGTGCTCAAATATTACGAGACCTTCGTCCATGGATCGACGCGGGCGGGGGCGCAGGCACTGCTGATGACCGCTGCTGCCATCGGCTTTCTCTACAAGCAGAACGCGTCGATCTCGGCGGCCGAGATGGGGTGCCAGGGCGAGGTCGGCGTCGCCTGTTCGATGGCGGCCGCAGGGCTTGCCGCAGCGCTGGGCGCGACGCCGGCGCAGGTGGAGAATGCCGCCGAGATCGGCATGGAACACAACCTCGGCCTCACCTGCGACCCGATCGGCGGGCTGGTGCAGATCCCCTGTATCGAGCGCAACACGATGGGCGCGATCAAGGCGATCAACGCCGCCTATCTGGCGCTGCACGGCGACGGCCGCCACATCGTCAGCCTCGACCAGGTCATCGAAACGATGCGCCAGACGGGCGAGGACATGAAAAGCCAGTATAAGGAAACCAGCCAGGGCGGCCTGGCGGTCAACGTCGTCGAATGCTGA
- a CDS encoding M3 family metallopeptidase translates to MSALPDFAAITPDTIAPTLDALLAERDAAADAAKAANPSFAATWLPVEQADVALDNFWSSVWHLHAVADTPELRAAHAAGQAVLTERGIAAQQDRAMFDTLRSLAVTPDFAQLDDADRVAVERSIRDRTLAGVALDDTARERFKEVATELSALQTAFASAVLDATDAWTLHVTDEARLAGLSEADRAMMAAAAEARGLTGWVVTLQQPSVVAVLTFAEDRSLRAEVYRAYGTRASDQGPDAGKFDNGPRIRRILELRHEAARLLGFPDPVARSLSTKMAPDVGEVLAFLRDLAQRARPHAEAEIAELRAFAAEHLGIDDLQPWDIGFVGDRLKRHAHAIDQSVVNQYFPVDRVLAGWRALLGQLFGLTLTERPDVTTYHPDARYYDVADEDGVFAGLYLDLHARPGKKGGAWMAPARPYLTDASLPVAYMVCNFAPTGGATPLLSHDDVTTLLHETGHCLHHLFTRVPRPDIAGTTGFEWDAVELPSQLMEDFAWEPSVLAAMSGHVETGEPLPRDLFERMLAARRFQSGMFLVRQIEFAMFDLLLHLGTQGDDPMAVIEAVRDEVAVVRPPAWHRFPNSFAHIFAGGYAAGYYSYLWAELLAADGFAAFVEAGTVDRATGDRLRETVLSQGAVRPAIELFRAFRGRDPDPAAMLARHGLV, encoded by the coding sequence TTGTCTGCACTGCCCGATTTCGCCGCGATCACGCCCGACACGATCGCCCCGACGCTCGACGCCCTGCTGGCCGAGCGCGATGCAGCGGCCGACGCCGCCAAGGCCGCCAATCCGAGCTTTGCCGCCACCTGGTTGCCGGTTGAGCAGGCCGATGTGGCGCTCGACAATTTCTGGTCGAGCGTGTGGCACCTGCATGCGGTCGCCGACACGCCGGAGCTGCGCGCGGCGCATGCGGCGGGACAGGCGGTGCTGACCGAGCGGGGCATCGCCGCACAGCAGGACCGGGCGATGTTCGACACGCTGCGGTCGCTGGCGGTGACGCCGGACTTCGCCCAGCTGGACGACGCCGACCGGGTCGCGGTCGAACGGTCGATCCGCGACCGGACGCTGGCCGGGGTCGCGCTGGACGACACCGCGCGCGAGCGGTTCAAGGAAGTCGCGACCGAGCTGTCGGCATTGCAGACCGCATTCGCCAGCGCGGTGCTGGACGCGACCGATGCGTGGACGCTGCACGTGACCGACGAGGCGCGGCTGGCCGGGCTGTCGGAGGCGGACCGGGCGATGATGGCGGCGGCGGCCGAGGCGCGGGGGCTGACCGGATGGGTCGTGACGCTGCAACAGCCGAGCGTCGTCGCGGTGCTGACCTTTGCCGAGGATCGGAGCTTACGCGCCGAGGTCTATCGCGCCTATGGCACGCGGGCGTCGGATCAGGGACCCGATGCGGGCAAGTTCGACAATGGTCCGCGCATCCGCCGCATCCTCGAGTTGCGGCACGAAGCGGCGCGGCTGCTGGGCTTTCCCGATCCGGTCGCACGGTCGCTCAGCACCAAGATGGCGCCGGACGTGGGCGAGGTGCTGGCGTTCCTTCGCGACCTGGCGCAGCGGGCGCGGCCGCATGCCGAGGCGGAGATTGCCGAACTGCGTGCCTTTGCCGCCGAGCATCTGGGGATCGACGACCTGCAACCCTGGGATATCGGCTTTGTCGGCGACCGGTTGAAGCGCCATGCCCATGCGATCGACCAGTCGGTGGTGAACCAGTATTTCCCGGTCGACCGGGTGCTGGCCGGATGGCGCGCGTTGCTGGGGCAGCTGTTCGGGCTGACGCTGACCGAGCGGCCCGACGTCACGACCTACCACCCCGATGCGCGCTATTACGACGTGGCGGACGAGGACGGCGTGTTCGCCGGGCTGTACCTCGACCTGCATGCGCGACCGGGCAAGAAGGGCGGCGCTTGGATGGCCCCTGCCCGCCCCTATCTGACCGATGCCAGCCTGCCGGTCGCGTACATGGTCTGCAACTTCGCGCCGACCGGCGGGGCCACGCCGCTGCTGAGCCATGACGACGTGACGACGTTGCTGCACGAGACGGGGCATTGCCTGCACCACCTGTTCACCCGTGTGCCGCGCCCGGACATTGCCGGCACGACCGGGTTCGAATGGGATGCGGTGGAGCTGCCGAGCCAGTTGATGGAGGACTTCGCATGGGAGCCCTCCGTGCTGGCCGCCATGTCGGGCCATGTCGAGACGGGCGAGCCGTTGCCGCGCGACCTGTTCGAGCGGATGCTGGCGGCGCGGCGGTTCCAGTCGGGCATGTTCCTGGTCCGGCAGATCGAGTTCGCGATGTTCGACCTGTTGCTGCATCTGGGCACCCAGGGCGACGACCCGATGGCGGTGATCGAGGCGGTGCGCGACGAAGTGGCGGTGGTGCGGCCGCCAGCGTGGCACCGTTTCCCCAACAGCTTCGCCCATATCTTCGCCGGGGGCTATGCAGCGGGCTATTACAGCTACCTTTGGGCGGAGTTGCTGGCGGCGGACGGCTTTGCTGCGTTCGTCGAGGCCGGGACCGTGGACCGGGCGACCGGCGACCGGCTGCGCGAGACGGTGCTGAGCCAAGGGGCGGTGCGGCCGGCGATCGAGCTGTTCCGCGCGTTCCGGGGGCGCGATCCCGATCCGGCGGCGATGCTGGCGCGGCATGGGCTGGTGTGA
- a CDS encoding bifunctional transcriptional activator/DNA repair enzyme AdaA, whose translation MLDPDQCYAAIRRRDPAMDGLFFTAVHTTRIYCRPVCPARTPDRANVTFHASAAAAQAAGYRPCLRCRPETAPDSPAWAGTLASIHRALRLIDDGALAEGGVAMLAERLGMTDRHLRRLFVEHLGLTPLAIEATRRLHLAKHLVHDTRLPLTDIAFAAGYGSVRRFNEAFQAAFGRAPSALRREGTLPDPAAPITVTIAHRPDFNPGGPVEIALPEGHAEVTPAGDRTLRITLTDVPLPALGRAIAAAKRAVFAGG comes from the coding sequence ATGCTCGACCCCGACCAATGCTATGCCGCGATCCGGCGGCGCGACCCGGCGATGGACGGGCTGTTCTTCACTGCGGTGCACACCACCCGCATCTATTGCCGCCCGGTATGTCCGGCGCGCACGCCCGACCGCGCCAACGTCACCTTCCACGCCAGCGCGGCGGCGGCGCAGGCGGCGGGCTATCGCCCCTGCCTGCGCTGTCGCCCCGAAACCGCACCCGACAGCCCGGCCTGGGCCGGCACGCTCGCTTCGATCCACCGCGCGCTGCGCCTGATCGACGACGGGGCACTGGCGGAGGGCGGCGTCGCGATGCTTGCCGAGCGGCTGGGGATGACCGACCGCCATCTGCGCCGGCTGTTCGTCGAACATCTGGGTCTCACCCCGCTCGCGATCGAGGCGACGCGGCGGCTGCACCTCGCCAAGCATCTCGTCCACGATACCCGCCTGCCGCTGACCGACATCGCCTTCGCCGCCGGCTATGGCAGCGTCCGCCGCTTCAACGAGGCGTTCCAGGCGGCCTTCGGCCGTGCGCCTTCCGCCCTCCGCCGCGAAGGGACGCTGCCAGATCCCGCTGCACCGATCACGGTCACCATCGCCCATCGCCCGGATTTCAACCCCGGCGGCCCCGTGGAGATCGCCCTGCCCGAGGGCCACGCAGAGGTCACGCCGGCCGGTGACCGCACCCTGCGCATCACCCTGACCGACGTGCCGCTCCCCGCGCTGGGCCGCGCCATCGCCGCCGCAAAACGCGCGGTGTTCGCGGGCGGGTGA
- the ogt gene encoding methylated-DNA--[protein]-cysteine S-methyltransferase, with amino-acid sequence MSVFRWQSIRCAARLPGMMTLYQELLPSPVGTITILTDGDGVLRVLEFEDFGARMERLLRLHYGPGGWQVVPATRTSDAMRAMTAYFAGDVTAIDGLPTATGGTAFQRSVWAALRSVEAGRTVAYADIAAAIDRPGAVRAVGLANGSNPIAIVVPCHRIIGRSGALTGYGGGLERKRWLLAHEGVGLV; translated from the coding sequence ATGTCCGTTTTCCGCTGGCAGTCGATCCGGTGCGCAGCCAGACTGCCGGGCATGATGACGCTGTATCAAGAACTGCTCCCCAGCCCGGTGGGGACGATCACCATCCTGACCGATGGCGACGGGGTGCTGCGCGTGCTGGAATTCGAGGATTTCGGTGCGCGGATGGAGCGGCTGTTGCGGCTGCACTACGGGCCGGGCGGCTGGCAGGTCGTGCCGGCGACACGGACCAGCGACGCGATGCGGGCGATGACCGCCTATTTCGCGGGCGACGTAACGGCGATCGACGGGCTGCCGACCGCGACCGGGGGAACCGCGTTCCAGCGTTCGGTGTGGGCTGCGCTGCGCTCTGTCGAGGCGGGAAGGACGGTCGCCTATGCCGACATCGCCGCCGCGATCGATCGGCCGGGCGCGGTGCGGGCCGTGGGCCTCGCCAACGGATCGAACCCGATCGCGATCGTCGTGCCGTGCCACCGGATCATCGGTCGGTCGGGGGCGCTGACCGGCTATGGCGGCGGACTGGAGCGCAAGCGGTGGTTGCTGGCGCATGAGGGGGTCGGGTTGGTTTAA
- a CDS encoding mannitol dehydrogenase family protein: MRLSDATLGHLPAAIARPDYDRSALTPGIVHIGPGAFHRAHQAAYVDSILRRDPRWAISAVALNSTGVADALAPQDGLYTLALLGAETRHRVIGSITELLTAQRRDAILSRIAAASTRMVTTTVTEKGYHLDCSGALDMEHPAIVRELTGAEPSTLSGWLVAGLAARRAAGGGAITLLSCDNLADNGHRFRRSVRDLAAARDPDLARWIDDNVRFPSTMVDSITPATDDALRASVLAATGLEDAWPIQREGFAQWVIEDDFAGDRPPFDLAGAKFTRDVRGFENAKLRLLNGAHSSLAYLGILLGLTTVRDAMACAPLAAFAERLMRQDIAPSITPPAEMDLSAYIDAVLARFANPAIAHQLAQIAWDGSQKLPYRLCDTIRDARAAGRSVERLAVPIAAWFRFLERRKASGEKLVDPRADALLARAGEPAALLTMRDVIGDLGEDAEFVAAVERAYALLAPGGDVSAALV, from the coding sequence GTGAGGCTGTCCGACGCGACGCTTGGCCATCTGCCGGCCGCCATAGCCCGCCCCGATTACGACCGGAGCGCGCTGACGCCGGGCATCGTCCATATCGGCCCCGGCGCGTTCCATCGCGCGCATCAGGCGGCCTATGTGGACAGCATCTTGCGGCGGGACCCGCGCTGGGCGATCAGCGCGGTCGCGCTCAACTCGACCGGGGTCGCCGATGCGCTGGCGCCGCAGGACGGCCTCTATACGCTGGCGTTGCTAGGCGCGGAGACGCGGCACCGCGTCATCGGCTCGATCACCGAATTGTTGACGGCGCAGCGCCGCGACGCGATCCTGTCGCGCATCGCCGCGGCGTCCACGCGGATGGTGACGACCACCGTGACGGAGAAGGGCTATCACCTCGACTGCAGCGGCGCCCTCGACATGGAGCATCCCGCCATCGTCCGCGAACTAACCGGCGCGGAGCCGTCGACCCTGTCCGGCTGGCTGGTCGCCGGCTTGGCGGCGCGCCGGGCGGCGGGCGGCGGCGCGATCACGCTGCTGTCGTGCGACAATCTCGCGGACAACGGCCATCGCTTCCGCCGCTCGGTCCGCGATCTCGCCGCCGCGCGCGATCCCGATCTGGCGAGGTGGATCGACGACAACGTCCGCTTCCCCTCGACCATGGTCGATTCGATCACGCCTGCCACCGACGACGCCCTCAGGGCATCGGTCCTTGCCGCCACCGGGCTGGAGGATGCATGGCCGATCCAGCGCGAAGGCTTTGCGCAATGGGTGATCGAGGACGATTTCGCCGGCGACCGCCCGCCCTTCGATCTTGCCGGCGCAAAATTCACCCGCGATGTGCGCGGGTTCGAAAACGCCAAGCTCCGCCTGCTGAACGGCGCGCATTCGTCGCTCGCCTATCTCGGCATCCTGTTGGGCCTGACGACGGTGCGCGACGCGATGGCCTGCGCCCCGCTCGCGGCGTTCGCCGAACGGCTGATGCGGCAGGATATCGCGCCGTCGATCACGCCGCCTGCCGAAATGGACCTGTCGGCCTATATCGATGCGGTGTTGGCGCGCTTCGCCAACCCGGCGATCGCGCACCAGCTGGCGCAGATCGCGTGGGACGGATCGCAAAAGCTGCCCTATCGGCTATGCGACACGATCCGCGACGCGCGGGCGGCCGGGCGTTCGGTCGAGCGGCTGGCGGTGCCGATCGCCGCATGGTTCCGCTTCCTCGAACGACGCAAGGCCAGCGGCGAAAAACTCGTCGACCCCCGCGCCGATGCGCTGCTGGCGCGGGCAGGGGAGCCAGCGGCGTTGCTGACAATGCGCGATGTTATTGGCGACCTGGGCGAGGACGCGGAGTTCGTCGCGGCGGTCGAGAGGGCCTATGCCTTGTTGGCACCGGGTGGAGATGTGAGCGCGGCGTTGGTCTAA
- the uxaC gene encoding glucuronate isomerase, with product MPALLLNPDRLFPADPTTRGIVRSLYAAVRDLPIVSPHGHTDPAWFATNRPWTNATELLLSPDHYLFRMLYSQGIALDDLAVPRRDGTIVADPRKAWRVFAAHQHLFRGTPSRLWLDHVFGAVFGFTEALTAANADDYYDRIGELLATDAYRPRALFDRFGIELIATTEGADDPLDHHRAIRESGWGGRVVTAYRPDAVIDCEHEAFRGALATFAELTGEDVHNWTGYLNAHRKRRQDFIAAGATSTDHGHPTARTANLSPAEAEALFAKVVAGAADATDAELFRAQMLTEMARMSIDDGLVMQLHPGSFRNHNRGLFDAYGRDKGADIPTRTDYVAALKPMLDVVGTSTELTVILFTLDESTYARELAPLAGHYPCLKLGPAWWFHDSPEGMRRFREMTTETAGFYNTVGFNDDTRAFLSIPARHDVARRVDCAFLARLVAEHRLDEEDAHAVAHDLAYGLVKQAYKL from the coding sequence ATGCCCGCGCTGCTGCTGAACCCCGACCGCCTGTTCCCGGCCGATCCGACGACGCGCGGCATCGTCCGCAGCCTCTATGCCGCCGTCCGCGACCTGCCGATCGTCAGCCCGCACGGCCATACCGACCCGGCCTGGTTCGCGACGAACCGCCCATGGACCAACGCGACCGAGCTGCTGCTGTCGCCCGACCATTATCTGTTCCGCATGCTCTACAGCCAGGGGATCGCGCTCGACGACCTCGCCGTCCCGCGTCGCGACGGGACGATCGTCGCCGATCCGCGCAAGGCATGGCGGGTGTTCGCCGCCCACCAGCATCTGTTCCGCGGCACCCCGTCGCGGCTGTGGCTCGACCATGTGTTCGGCGCGGTCTTCGGGTTCACCGAAGCACTGACCGCCGCCAATGCCGACGACTATTACGACCGGATCGGCGAACTGCTCGCGACCGACGCCTATCGCCCGCGCGCGCTGTTCGACCGGTTCGGCATCGAACTGATCGCGACGACGGAAGGCGCCGACGACCCGCTCGACCATCACCGCGCGATACGGGAAAGCGGCTGGGGCGGGCGGGTCGTCACCGCCTATCGCCCCGATGCGGTGATCGACTGCGAACACGAAGCCTTTCGCGGAGCGCTCGCCACATTCGCCGAACTGACGGGGGAGGACGTCCATAACTGGACCGGCTATCTGAACGCCCACCGCAAACGGCGGCAGGACTTCATCGCCGCCGGCGCCACCTCGACCGACCATGGCCATCCGACCGCGCGTACCGCCAACCTCTCGCCCGCCGAGGCCGAAGCCCTGTTCGCCAAGGTCGTCGCAGGCGCGGCGGATGCGACCGATGCCGAACTGTTCCGCGCGCAGATGCTGACCGAAATGGCGCGCATGTCGATCGATGACGGGCTGGTGATGCAGCTTCACCCCGGATCGTTCCGCAACCACAATCGCGGCCTGTTCGACGCCTATGGTCGCGACAAGGGCGCCGACATCCCGACCCGCACCGATTATGTCGCGGCGTTGAAGCCGATGCTCGACGTCGTCGGCACCTCGACCGAACTGACCGTCATCCTCTTCACGCTCGATGAATCGACCTATGCCCGCGAACTGGCGCCGCTGGCGGGCCATTATCCCTGCCTGAAGCTCGGCCCGGCATGGTGGTTCCACGATTCGCCGGAGGGGATGCGCCGCTTCCGCGAGATGACGACCGAGACGGCCGGCTTCTACAACACCGTCGGGTTCAACGACGATACCCGCGCCTTCCTGTCGATCCCGGCGCGCCACGACGTCGCCCGCCGCGTCGATTGCGCCTTCCTCGCCCGACTGGTGGCCGAACATCGGCTGGACGAGGAGGATGCGCACGCCGTCGCCCACGACCTGGCCTATGGCCTCGTCAAGCAGGCGTACAAGCTGTGA
- a CDS encoding UxaA family hydrolase, translated as MADPNPARAVRVDRDDDVALLLDPVAAGGAVRFDDATVVAREDIAQGHKIAVRAVAAGAPVRRYRAAFGVATRDIAAGEHVHVHNVRTALSGEDAYRYVPALPPQAERRAEPGFAGYVRADGSVGTRNEIWVLPTVGCVGRLGERIAGLAGPRHTGRVDGVHAFNHPFGCSQLGDDLNRTGAILAALACNPNAGGVVLLGLGCESNQLDAMLARLPADVLARVRTVRAQASADEFAEAMAAVDELAEAATAKRVPVPLSALRLGVKCGGSDSMSGLTANPLIGRMTDRVAAAGGTVLMTEIPEIFGAERLLMARCADEAVFDRLVEVTNRFKRYFLDHGEPVSENPSPGNIAGGITTLEEKSLGAVQKGGVATVTDVLDYGEPVRKAGLSVVDGPGNDAVSTTALAAAGATITLFSTGRGTPLGSPVPTMKIATNRDLATRKGGWIDFDASIALDEGQDAAADALLARIVAVASGEPARNEANEERAIGIWKSGVTL; from the coding sequence ATGGCTGACCCAAATCCTGCCCGCGCCGTCCGGGTCGATCGCGACGACGACGTCGCCCTGCTGCTCGATCCGGTGGCGGCGGGGGGCGCGGTGCGGTTCGACGATGCGACCGTGGTGGCGCGGGAGGACATTGCCCAGGGGCACAAGATCGCGGTGCGGGCGGTGGCTGCGGGCGCTCCGGTGCGGCGCTATCGCGCGGCGTTCGGGGTGGCGACGCGGGACATTGCGGCGGGCGAGCATGTCCATGTCCACAATGTCCGGACGGCGCTGTCGGGCGAGGATGCCTATCGCTACGTCCCTGCCCTGCCGCCCCAGGCCGAACGTCGCGCGGAGCCGGGCTTTGCCGGCTATGTCCGTGCCGATGGCAGCGTGGGTACGCGCAACGAAATCTGGGTGCTGCCGACGGTCGGCTGTGTCGGGCGGCTGGGCGAGCGGATCGCAGGCTTGGCGGGGCCGCGCCATACCGGGCGGGTCGACGGGGTGCATGCGTTCAACCATCCGTTCGGCTGTTCGCAGCTGGGCGACGACCTGAACCGGACGGGCGCGATCCTCGCGGCGCTGGCGTGCAATCCCAATGCCGGGGGCGTGGTGCTGCTCGGCCTCGGGTGTGAATCGAACCAGCTGGATGCGATGCTCGCGCGACTGCCCGCCGATGTACTGGCGCGGGTGCGGACGGTGCGGGCGCAGGCGAGCGCCGACGAGTTTGCCGAAGCGATGGCGGCGGTCGACGAACTGGCCGAAGCGGCGACGGCGAAGCGGGTGCCGGTGCCGCTGTCGGCGCTGCGGCTGGGCGTGAAGTGCGGCGGGTCCGATTCGATGTCGGGGCTGACCGCCAACCCGCTAATCGGGCGGATGACCGACCGGGTGGCGGCGGCGGGCGGCACGGTGCTGATGACCGAAATCCCCGAGATTTTCGGGGCGGAACGGCTGCTGATGGCGCGCTGTGCCGATGAAGCCGTGTTCGACCGGCTGGTCGAGGTGACCAACCGGTTCAAGCGCTATTTCCTCGACCATGGCGAGCCGGTGTCGGAGAATCCCAGCCCCGGCAATATCGCGGGCGGGATCACCACGCTGGAGGAAAAGTCGCTGGGCGCGGTACAGAAGGGCGGCGTGGCGACCGTCACCGACGTGCTCGACTATGGCGAGCCGGTGCGGAAGGCCGGGCTGTCGGTGGTCGATGGGCCGGGCAACGATGCGGTGTCGACGACCGCGCTGGCGGCGGCGGGGGCGACGATCACGCTGTTTTCGACCGGGCGGGGCACGCCGCTGGGGTCGCCGGTGCCGACGATGAAGATCGCGACCAATCGTGATCTGGCGACGCGCAAGGGGGGGTGGATCGATTTCGACGCCAGCATCGCGCTGGACGAAGGGCAGGATGCGGCGGCGGATGCGTTGCTGGCGCGGATCGTGGCGGTGGCGTCGGGCGAGCCGGCGCGGAACGAGGCAAACGAGGAACGCGCGATTGGGATTTGGAAGTCGGGGGTTACGCTGTAG
- a CDS encoding gamma carbonic anhydrase family protein, protein MPIYALADATPDLASDSWVAPSADLIGAVRLGAGASIWFGAVVRADNGAIVIGARSNVQDGAVLHSDPGAPLTLGEDCTIGHRAVLHGCTIGDRVLIGMGATVLNHAVIGEDCVVGAGALVTEGKSFPPKSLIVGAPARAVKTLTDEQLAGLRMSAAVYVGKAKRYRDGLTALG, encoded by the coding sequence ATGCCGATCTACGCCCTCGCCGACGCCACTCCCGACCTTGCCTCCGACAGCTGGGTCGCGCCGTCCGCCGACCTGATCGGCGCGGTGCGGCTGGGGGCGGGGGCCAGCATCTGGTTCGGCGCCGTGGTCCGCGCCGACAATGGCGCGATCGTCATCGGCGCGCGCAGCAACGTGCAGGACGGCGCAGTCCTCCACAGCGACCCCGGCGCGCCGCTGACGCTGGGCGAAGACTGCACCATCGGCCACCGCGCGGTGCTCCACGGCTGCACCATCGGCGACCGCGTGCTGATCGGCATGGGAGCAACGGTGCTGAACCACGCGGTGATCGGCGAGGATTGCGTGGTCGGGGCAGGGGCGCTGGTGACCGAGGGCAAGAGTTTTCCGCCCAAGAGCTTGATCGTCGGCGCCCCGGCACGCGCGGTCAAGACGCTGACCGACGAGCAACTCGCCGGGTTGCGGATGTCGGCGGCGGTGTATGTTGGGAAGGCGAAGCGGTATCGCGACGGACTTACTGCACTTGGTTGA